A single Mesotoga infera DNA region contains:
- a CDS encoding ureidoglycolate hydrolase: KTRAFLIGPNEGVLLNKGTWHYPPFAIDGPTPVLMPRYGKLGEITGDVTEAYGKKWETPVGNRYFKGQLHALKTDFYGEGYGGEYKIRIIL, from the coding sequence AAGACGAGAGCCTTCCTCATTGGACCGAATGAAGGCGTCCTTCTGAACAAGGGGACATGGCATTACCCGCCTTTCGCAATTGACGGTCCTACCCCCGTTTTGATGCCTCGTTATGGGAAGCTCGGAGAAATCACTGGCGACGTAACTGAGGCCTATGGCAAGAAGTGGGAGACTCCCGTTGGAAACCGTTATTTCAAAGGACAACTGCACGCATTGAAGACCGATTTCTACGGCGAAGGTTACGGCGGCGAATACAAGATAAGAATCATTCTTTGA